A part of Nocardioides sp. WS12 genomic DNA contains:
- a CDS encoding SDR family oxidoreductase: MAINEQVIFITGGARGIGLETAKALGARGAKLVLTDLDTPALDAAVEAIGADRCVGIVADVCDLPAMEAAVAAAVERFGRIDVVLANAGIASYGSVLTIDPATFQRTIDINIVGVFNTARASIPALEQSKGYLLVVSSLAAFAASPGLAAYNASKAGVEHFANALRLEVAHKGIAVGCAHMSWIDTPLVQDAKADLPTFKEMISKLPPPINRTTSVDACVKAFVKGIDKRARHVYCPGWVRGIGLNRNVMNSAVGARPILKLVPDLLPRMDAEVRALGRSTSARNVANDERSVAGGDQG; the protein is encoded by the coding sequence ATGGCGATCAACGAGCAGGTCATCTTCATCACCGGCGGCGCCCGTGGCATCGGGCTCGAGACCGCGAAGGCGCTGGGGGCACGTGGCGCGAAGTTGGTCCTGACCGACCTCGACACGCCTGCTCTCGACGCCGCCGTCGAGGCCATCGGCGCGGACCGCTGTGTCGGGATCGTCGCCGACGTCTGCGACCTCCCAGCGATGGAGGCGGCCGTCGCTGCGGCCGTCGAGAGGTTCGGCCGCATTGATGTCGTCCTCGCGAACGCGGGCATCGCCAGCTACGGGTCGGTGCTGACGATCGATCCGGCTACGTTCCAGCGGACCATCGACATCAACATCGTCGGCGTCTTCAACACCGCCCGTGCGTCCATCCCGGCACTGGAGCAGAGCAAGGGCTACCTGCTGGTGGTCTCGTCCCTGGCCGCCTTCGCCGCGTCGCCGGGACTGGCGGCGTACAACGCGAGCAAGGCCGGCGTGGAGCACTTCGCCAACGCGCTGCGACTGGAGGTGGCGCACAAGGGAATCGCGGTCGGGTGCGCCCACATGTCGTGGATCGACACCCCGCTCGTCCAGGACGCCAAGGCGGACCTGCCCACGTTCAAGGAGATGATCAGCAAGCTGCCACCGCCGATCAACCGGACCACCAGCGTCGACGCGTGTGTGAAGGCGTTCGTGAAGGGCATCGACAAGCGTGCCCGCCACGTCTACTGCCCGGGCTGGGTCCGGGGGATCGGGCTCAACCGCAACGTCATGAACTCCGCGGTGGGTGCCCGGCCCATCCTGAAGCTGGTGCCGGACCTGTTGCCGCGGATGGACGCCGAGGTCCGGGCGCTGGGGCGCTCGACCAGTGCCCGCAACGTCGCGAACGACGAACGATCAGTGGCGGGTGGCGATCAGGGCTGA
- a CDS encoding class I SAM-dependent methyltransferase: MSAPPDLPDVVSRAFDVCRRAGYVAFCRNETGRLLATLAATREGLMAEFGTGCGVGTAWLRSGVRNDKARIITAELNPKLAAAATEIFVDDPLVDVLAADWSTLMDKGPFSLLFLDSGDPSAVAVDKIADLVEPGGIVVLDDFFPCEMWPPITGGRVDTLREQWLTDERFTTVEVMVAADASALIATRH, from the coding sequence ATGAGCGCGCCCCCCGACTTGCCCGACGTGGTCAGCCGCGCCTTCGACGTGTGCCGACGGGCGGGCTACGTGGCGTTCTGCCGCAACGAGACCGGCCGGCTCCTGGCCACGCTCGCCGCAACCCGCGAGGGCCTGATGGCCGAGTTCGGCACCGGTTGTGGCGTCGGTACGGCGTGGCTGCGCTCCGGCGTCCGCAACGACAAGGCGCGGATCATCACCGCCGAGCTCAACCCCAAGCTCGCGGCCGCAGCCACCGAGATCTTCGTCGACGACCCGCTGGTCGACGTCCTTGCCGCCGACTGGTCGACGTTGATGGACAAGGGCCCGTTCTCGCTGCTCTTCCTCGACTCGGGCGACCCGTCGGCCGTGGCGGTCGACAAGATCGCCGACCTGGTCGAGCCGGGCGGCATCGTCGTCCTCGACGACTTCTTCCCGTGCGAGATGTGGCCGCCGATCACCGGCGGTCGCGTCGACACCCTGCGCGAGCAGTGGCTCACCGACGAGCGGTTCACGACCGTCGAGGTGATGGTTGCGGCCGACGCGTCAGCCCTGATCGCCACCCGCCACTGA
- a CDS encoding 3-isopropylmalate dehydrogenase, which produces MTESSAAAGSVTPTTGQVNLAVIAGDGIGPEVTAEALKVLEVAAPAEVKFARTAYNLGAENYLATGEVLPDSVLEEIRRQDAILLGAVGGKPNDPNLPPGILERGLLLRLRFELDHYVNLRPSQLFPGATSPLSDAVLGKGDIDFVVVREGTEGPYTGNGGALRVGTPAEVATEVSVNTAFGVERVIRDAFARAQKRPRKKLTLVHKTNVLVNAGSVWWRLFEEVAKEFPDVTTDYSHIDAVMIYLTTDPQRFDVIVTDNLFGDIITDLAAAITGGIGLAASGNVNPDRTAPSMFEPVHGSAPDIAGQLIADPTAAILSGALLLDHLGHPEAAARIENAVLADLAARTPGQSRRTPEVGDAIAARVAG; this is translated from the coding sequence ATGACCGAATCCTCTGCTGCTGCCGGCTCCGTCACCCCCACGACCGGCCAGGTCAACCTCGCCGTCATCGCCGGTGACGGCATCGGTCCCGAGGTCACCGCCGAAGCGCTCAAGGTGCTCGAGGTGGCCGCGCCGGCCGAGGTGAAGTTCGCCCGGACGGCGTACAACCTCGGCGCCGAGAACTACCTCGCCACGGGCGAGGTGCTCCCGGACTCCGTCCTCGAGGAGATCCGTCGTCAGGACGCGATCCTGCTCGGCGCTGTCGGCGGCAAGCCGAACGACCCGAACCTGCCCCCCGGCATCCTCGAGCGTGGCCTGCTGCTCCGCCTGCGCTTCGAACTCGACCACTACGTCAACCTGCGCCCCTCGCAGCTGTTCCCCGGCGCCACGTCGCCGTTGTCCGATGCCGTGCTCGGCAAGGGCGACATCGACTTCGTCGTGGTCCGTGAGGGCACCGAGGGCCCGTACACCGGCAACGGTGGCGCGCTGCGCGTCGGCACGCCCGCCGAGGTCGCGACCGAGGTCTCGGTCAACACCGCCTTCGGTGTGGAGCGCGTCATCCGCGACGCCTTCGCCCGCGCCCAGAAGCGCCCGCGCAAGAAGCTGACGCTGGTCCACAAGACCAACGTGCTGGTCAATGCCGGGTCTGTCTGGTGGCGCCTGTTCGAAGAGGTGGCCAAGGAGTTCCCGGACGTCACGACGGACTACAGCCACATCGACGCCGTGATGATCTACCTGACCACGGACCCGCAGCGCTTCGACGTGATCGTCACCGACAACCTGTTCGGCGACATCATCACCGACCTGGCCGCCGCCATCACCGGTGGCATCGGCCTGGCTGCGTCCGGCAACGTCAACCCCGATCGCACTGCGCCGTCGATGTTCGAGCCCGTCCACGGCTCGGCACCCGACATCGCCGGTCAGCTGATTGCGGACCCGACGGCCGCGATCCTGTCCGGTGCCCTGCTGCTCGACCACCTGGGCCACCCCGAGGCCGCCGCCCGCATCGAGAACGCCGTGCTTGCGGACCTCGCTGCGCGCACGCCGGGCCAGTCGCGTCGGACGCCCGAGGTGGGCGACGCGATCGCTGCCCGAGTAGCCGGCTGA
- a CDS encoding FHA domain-containing protein: MSTCPSGHDSASDDYCDVCGLPIPADGGSSTPSAPAEAPADDAPADAGATACPHCQATNPPNALFCEACGYDFTTGSMPRPFTPPSILDLGAPDAGTAEAKPAAPADPAPAAPAATPLAPPLKGSWVAEIWIDPDWYADQESTDPLPSAGVPTVVQLKTTSILVGRTSRSRGIHPDIDLVADNGISRRHCQLTTDGTRWWVEDLGSSNGTYLGTIGSLPKDPIPAGEKREIGPDGRVYLGAWTRIVVRKATPGEF, from the coding sequence GTGAGCACCTGCCCGTCCGGGCACGACTCGGCGTCCGACGACTACTGCGACGTCTGCGGCCTGCCGATCCCGGCGGACGGCGGATCCAGTACTCCGTCCGCGCCCGCCGAGGCACCGGCCGACGACGCGCCTGCTGATGCCGGCGCCACGGCCTGCCCGCACTGCCAGGCCACCAACCCGCCGAACGCCCTGTTCTGCGAGGCCTGCGGCTACGACTTCACCACCGGGTCGATGCCGCGACCGTTCACGCCGCCGTCGATCCTCGACCTCGGCGCCCCGGACGCGGGTACGGCGGAAGCGAAGCCTGCCGCGCCCGCTGACCCTGCTCCGGCGGCTCCCGCGGCCACCCCGCTCGCGCCGCCCCTGAAGGGCTCGTGGGTGGCGGAGATCTGGATCGACCCGGACTGGTACGCCGACCAGGAGTCCACGGACCCGCTCCCGTCCGCGGGGGTGCCGACCGTCGTACAACTGAAGACGACGTCGATCCTGGTGGGTCGGACCTCGCGCAGCCGTGGCATCCACCCCGACATCGACCTCGTCGCCGACAATGGCATCAGCCGCCGGCACTGCCAGTTGACCACCGACGGCACGCGCTGGTGGGTCGAGGACCTCGGCTCGTCCAATGGCACCTACCTCGGCACCATCGGCTCGCTGCCCAAGGACCCGATCCCGGCGGGGGAGAAGCGCGAGATCGGCCCCGACGGCCGGGTCTACCTCGGTGCCTGGACCCGCATCGTCGTCCGCAAGGCGACCCCCGGCGAATTCTGA
- a CDS encoding VWA domain-containing protein — MAEFTAAVYQNEFLADGGTDVNAIVTITCKGAGTAGQSGSGGAGEIIIVDTSGSMGPATMAAAKDAAQAAVAEIVDGTWFAVIAGADRAMLAYPQVASGPGMIRMDERARADASAAIGRFVGSGGTAISTWLDLAGQLFNSVPEATQRHVLLLTDGENRERPGRLDEAINRATGYFQADCRGAGTDWQVAEIRRISQALLGTVDIIPRPDQMKAQFQEIMRAAMSRGVADASLRVWTPQGSQVLFVRQVSPTVEDLTNRRTPVNPLTGDYPTGAWADESRDYHVAIRVPAKAIGQEQLAARVQLALGDDVVTQALVKATWSNNSELTAKIDRQVAHYTGQAELADMIQEGLAAKAAGDEATATTKLGRAVQLAAETGNDEATSKLKKVVDVDNEKEGTVRLKRAVEKADEMALDTASTKTTRIRKDPS; from the coding sequence ATGGCTGAGTTCACCGCCGCCGTCTACCAGAACGAGTTCCTCGCTGACGGAGGGACCGACGTCAACGCGATCGTGACGATCACCTGCAAGGGTGCCGGCACGGCCGGGCAGTCCGGATCGGGTGGTGCCGGCGAGATCATCATCGTCGACACGTCGGGATCGATGGGGCCGGCCACGATGGCTGCCGCCAAGGATGCCGCGCAGGCCGCGGTCGCCGAGATCGTCGACGGCACCTGGTTCGCCGTCATCGCCGGCGCCGACCGCGCGATGCTGGCCTATCCGCAGGTCGCCAGTGGCCCCGGCATGATCCGGATGGACGAGCGCGCGCGGGCCGACGCCTCCGCCGCCATCGGCCGTTTCGTCGGAAGCGGTGGTACGGCGATCAGCACCTGGCTCGACCTCGCCGGTCAGCTCTTCAACTCGGTGCCCGAGGCCACCCAGCGCCACGTCCTGCTGCTCACCGACGGTGAGAACCGCGAGCGTCCCGGTCGACTCGACGAGGCCATCAACCGGGCGACCGGCTACTTCCAGGCCGACTGCCGTGGGGCGGGCACGGACTGGCAGGTCGCGGAGATCCGGCGGATCTCGCAGGCCCTGCTCGGGACCGTCGACATCATTCCGCGGCCCGACCAGATGAAGGCCCAGTTCCAGGAGATCATGCGCGCCGCCATGTCGCGCGGTGTCGCGGACGCCTCGCTCCGGGTCTGGACGCCGCAGGGCTCGCAGGTGCTGTTCGTCCGCCAGGTCTCGCCGACCGTCGAGGACCTCACCAACCGTCGGACGCCGGTCAACCCGCTCACGGGCGACTACCCGACGGGTGCGTGGGCCGACGAGTCCCGCGACTACCACGTCGCGATCCGGGTGCCGGCCAAGGCGATCGGTCAGGAGCAGCTGGCCGCTCGCGTGCAGCTCGCGCTCGGCGACGACGTCGTCACGCAGGCGCTGGTGAAGGCCACCTGGTCCAACAACTCCGAGCTCACCGCCAAGATCGACCGGCAGGTCGCCCACTACACCGGGCAGGCCGAGTTGGCCGACATGATCCAGGAGGGTCTGGCCGCCAAGGCTGCTGGCGACGAGGCGACCGCAACGACCAAGCTCGGCCGTGCGGTCCAGCTCGCTGCCGAGACCGGCAACGACGAGGCGACCAGCAAGCTGAAGAAGGTCGTCGACGTCGACAACGAGAAGGAAGGCACCGTGCGCCTGAAGCGGGCGGTCGAGAAGGCCGACGAGATGGCGCTCGACACGGCTTCCACGAAGACCACACGGATCCGCAAGGACCCCTCGTGA
- a CDS encoding protein phosphatase 2C domain-containing protein, with the protein MTCPSCGASVAAGARFCESCGAQIGQPDAVPAAPAAVDDHPLGDAPISAPTRKPASSLPDPPPVGRRPCVECGGEVGPDLYCLKCGTKAPSERDHFREQPAPWVAGVCDKGVGKARNEDSMALLAGAEPGSRAVLVVMDGVSNSVDSDVASMAGARAAREVLRMPLPAGMGTTGGRQAAGAKVLADAAAAANTAIIAVTDPDSTNPASATFSAAVLEGNQVSWANIGDSRTYWLPDAGTPVQLSVDDSVAQEQIAGGMAREAAETGPQAHAITKWLGRDSEDFVPTGGTLELTESGWLLACSDGLWNYCSTPEAMAEQLRATAATDPAAIALALVAFANSCGGHDNITAALARVDFPVLGHNDQTPTPAVPGTPGGEPTDG; encoded by the coding sequence GTGACCTGTCCCTCCTGCGGTGCCTCGGTCGCCGCCGGTGCTCGCTTCTGCGAGAGCTGCGGCGCGCAGATCGGCCAGCCGGACGCCGTACCAGCTGCGCCCGCGGCCGTCGACGACCACCCGCTGGGGGACGCTCCGATCAGCGCTCCGACGCGCAAGCCGGCGTCGTCACTGCCCGACCCGCCGCCCGTCGGCCGCCGCCCTTGCGTTGAGTGCGGGGGAGAGGTCGGTCCCGATCTCTATTGCCTGAAGTGCGGCACCAAGGCACCGAGCGAGCGCGACCACTTCCGTGAGCAGCCGGCGCCCTGGGTGGCTGGCGTCTGCGACAAGGGTGTCGGCAAGGCCCGCAACGAGGACTCGATGGCACTGCTCGCCGGTGCCGAGCCCGGCTCCCGTGCGGTGCTCGTGGTGATGGACGGTGTCTCGAACTCCGTCGACTCCGACGTCGCCTCCATGGCCGGCGCCCGCGCCGCACGCGAGGTGCTGCGGATGCCCCTCCCTGCCGGCATGGGTACGACGGGAGGCCGGCAGGCTGCGGGCGCGAAGGTGTTGGCGGATGCTGCGGCAGCCGCGAACACCGCGATCATCGCCGTCACCGACCCGGACTCGACGAACCCCGCGTCGGCGACGTTCAGCGCCGCCGTCCTCGAGGGAAACCAGGTCAGCTGGGCCAACATCGGCGACTCCCGCACGTACTGGCTGCCCGACGCCGGCACCCCCGTGCAGCTGAGCGTGGACGACTCGGTCGCCCAGGAGCAGATCGCCGGCGGCATGGCCCGCGAAGCGGCTGAGACCGGACCGCAGGCCCACGCGATCACGAAGTGGCTGGGCCGTGACTCGGAGGACTTCGTCCCGACGGGCGGCACCCTCGAACTCACCGAGTCCGGCTGGTTGCTGGCCTGTTCCGACGGCTTGTGGAACTACTGCTCCACGCCCGAGGCGATGGCCGAGCAACTCCGCGCGACGGCGGCGACCGATCCGGCAGCCATCGCGCTGGCCCTGGTCGCGTTCGCCAACAGTTGCGGCGGACACGACAACATCACTGCAGCGCTTGCCCGGGTCGATTTCCCTGTGCTCGGGCACAATGACCAGACCCCAACGCCCGCTGTGCCGGGCACCCCAGGAGGAGAGCCGACCGATGGCTGA